From Sediminibacterium sp. TEGAF015, a single genomic window includes:
- a CDS encoding TonB-dependent receptor plug domain-containing protein encodes MKNWVGILLFSMLMHFHAMAQTDTVLSLQEVTVTATRNKQHMLHTPYSVTRINLSEAERFQPRTSPEALMGTMGVFVQKTNHGGGSPFVRSLTGNQNLLMIDGVRLNNSTYRYGPNQYFNTIDFFSVEYIEVARGTGSVQYGSDAMGGVIQVFTKDPAFSEKTKWSGHFIGRILSKDVEYSGRTALQYSSRKFAFQAGYTNRQFGDLPGGDSTGIQSPSGYKEQAFDLKLKWQFNPKWTITALHQQDQQKNVPLYHRVALENFAYYLFNPQVRNMSYLRLEGNSSFSLLSKMSFTASLQRNREQRNYQRNGNINRFVEEDRVKTIGLTADVFSLFTNNWSANTGIEYYADQVQSSKQQITLLNNTILNQRGLYPNCASMGNFSLYSMHHLVLGNFSIEAGLRYNALNIKVDTAVVKPSSFVFNGALSYQLNKQQSLYASYSTGYRAPNIDDMGTLGLVDFRYEIPAYGLKPEKTMNSEIGYKMQTKKLQSTVAFYYMHLTNLINRVQLPGQQINGYNVYIKENNQQSFIRGFEYIFQYQWNNGWQVYTNGAYSFGQNTTRSEPMRRIPPFHGRTYLQWKPGRMMYILEYLYAGSQTRLAQGDKDDNRIPKGGTPGWNVLNIHASMDLNNIILRTGMANIFNQDYRMHGSGINGLGRNLYISAQFRF; translated from the coding sequence ATGAAAAATTGGGTTGGAATTTTATTATTTAGTATGTTGATGCACTTTCATGCAATGGCACAAACAGATACGGTTTTGTCTTTGCAGGAAGTAACAGTTACGGCTACGCGCAACAAGCAGCATATGCTACATACCCCTTATTCTGTTACCCGAATCAATTTAAGTGAAGCAGAAAGATTCCAGCCAAGAACCAGTCCCGAAGCATTGATGGGAACTATGGGTGTTTTTGTTCAGAAAACCAATCATGGTGGTGGATCTCCTTTTGTTCGTTCCTTAACAGGTAACCAGAATTTATTGATGATTGATGGGGTGCGTCTGAATAATTCCACTTACCGTTATGGACCCAATCAATATTTTAATACCATTGATTTCTTTTCGGTTGAATATATAGAAGTAGCCAGGGGGACAGGGTCTGTGCAATATGGTTCGGATGCAATGGGAGGAGTCATACAGGTTTTTACCAAGGACCCGGCTTTTTCTGAGAAAACAAAATGGTCTGGCCATTTCATCGGTAGAATCTTAAGTAAAGATGTAGAATACAGCGGAAGAACAGCGTTGCAGTATAGCAGCAGAAAGTTTGCATTTCAGGCAGGGTATACCAATCGGCAATTTGGAGATTTGCCCGGAGGAGATTCAACCGGTATACAAAGTCCAAGTGGATACAAAGAACAGGCATTTGATCTGAAGTTAAAATGGCAATTCAACCCAAAGTGGACAATAACGGCATTGCATCAGCAAGACCAACAAAAAAATGTACCGCTCTATCATCGAGTTGCTCTTGAAAATTTTGCCTACTATTTATTTAATCCTCAAGTGCGAAATATGAGTTATCTGCGATTGGAAGGAAATTCCAGTTTTTCTCTATTATCAAAAATGAGTTTTACTGCTTCCTTACAAAGAAATCGGGAACAAAGAAACTATCAGCGTAATGGAAACATCAATCGTTTTGTAGAAGAAGACAGGGTAAAAACAATCGGGTTAACAGCTGATGTATTTTCCCTTTTTACCAATAACTGGTCTGCCAATACTGGTATTGAATATTATGCTGACCAGGTGCAAAGTAGTAAGCAGCAAATAACTCTTTTGAACAATACAATACTCAATCAAAGAGGGCTTTATCCTAATTGCGCAAGCATGGGAAATTTTTCGTTGTATAGTATGCATCATTTAGTATTAGGTAATTTTTCTATAGAGGCAGGACTTCGTTATAATGCACTCAATATTAAAGTAGATACTGCTGTGGTGAAACCTTCTTCGTTTGTTTTCAATGGTGCCCTGTCCTATCAATTGAATAAACAGCAATCGCTTTATGCTTCTTATAGCACAGGATACCGCGCACCAAATATAGACGATATGGGCACCCTGGGTCTGGTAGATTTCCGATATGAAATTCCTGCTTATGGCTTAAAGCCAGAGAAAACCATGAATTCGGAAATCGGCTATAAAATGCAAACCAAAAAATTGCAGTCAACTGTTGCTTTTTATTATATGCATTTAACCAATCTGATTAACAGGGTTCAGTTGCCCGGTCAGCAAATCAATGGATATAATGTGTATATCAAAGAGAACAACCAGCAGTCATTTATCAGAGGTTTTGAATACATTTTTCAATACCAGTGGAATAATGGTTGGCAGGTTTATACCAATGGTGCATATTCCTTTGGGCAGAATACTACTCGTTCAGAACCCATGCGAAGGATTCCGCCATTTCACGGAAGAACATATTTACAGTGGAAGCCAGGACGCATGATGTATATATTGGAATATCTATATGCTGGTTCACAGACCCGGCTGGCACAAGGAGATAAAGATGATAACCGCATTCCCAAAGGAGGTACACCCGGTTGGAATGTCCTGAATATTCATGCCAGTATGGATTTAAACAATATAATACTCCGCACAGGTATGGCCAATATTTTTAATCAGGATTATCGCATGCACGGGAGTGGTATCAATGGTTTGGGAAGGAATTTGTATATTTCTGCCCAATTTAGGTTTTAA
- a CDS encoding bifunctional YncE family protein/alkaline phosphatase family protein: MRYLIPSLLLFLFNSAIAQTKKVLTTLEVPGKFEYARIDEKEISVLPSGRYISPAGEMIRITHDPFGMRVSPDGTKAVTLHNGVFTIIDLTSMKPTRVPSYDGKILSPFSKGSFLGVDFGDQSNIVYLSGGDNGAVLVYDIQQMRRLDSISLNGKVGDVLFEDSFTSDLIYNADKKELLVLDRANFRMVRINTQTKQIVASIPCGRLPFGLSLSPDKKFAFVANVGMYAYPLIEGMTEQNYDSMLISHHPYGDNTKESINGTIIDGKKIPGVGSPASPEAMSVFVIDLASNKILSKLKTGHQIGELIEDIEVVGGASPNSIAVGKQYAFITNATNDNISVIDYRTQKIVKHIPIKVSPLLDKYRGLLPFGLTLSKDEKKIFVALLGFNAIAVIDIASEKTLGLIPTGWGPSRVMLGKDDKEIYIITARGLGAGPNGGIGYKKPIQGTFVSDLQLGSFHKVAMPDSVQLAKYTSTALTNTFTQRTVELGQNPLPPLPGAYQSPIKYVVYITKENRTYDEIFGQIKEAKGDSSLARFGIDNAYTLLPNQRERFKGLRVTPNHHKIARQFAFSDNFYCDSDASIHGHHWMMGVIPNEWVEANSSVSKTAKLFSSAPGRRFPGSTGSMDPEDFAEAGGIWEAFDRKKKAFYNFGEANETAHVREEWYDTATGAGHGVMVPMQKALFNKTSRAYPGYNTNIPDQYRANQFEKEFTRKWILGKEQMPSLMTIQLPNDHIAKARPEDGYTSAHSFMADNDLALGRILHFLSRTKYWKNMLVIITEDDPQGGVDHIDAHRSILMMAGPYVKKGHISNTHANFGAILKTIYNISGVPYVNQYDVTASLLQDFFTDQPDYTPYTLEMHDSRIFDVNKAMKKYKTTIDWNKIMKGPEMDKLEDMRADHYRQQKEGSVIK; this comes from the coding sequence ATGCGTTATTTAATACCTAGTTTATTGCTATTTCTTTTTAATTCAGCCATTGCGCAAACCAAAAAAGTGCTTACCACATTGGAAGTGCCTGGAAAATTTGAGTATGCTCGTATTGATGAAAAAGAGATATCTGTTTTACCTAGTGGCAGGTACATTAGCCCCGCTGGTGAAATGATCCGAATTACCCATGACCCATTCGGGATGCGCGTTTCTCCAGATGGTACAAAAGCAGTGACATTGCATAACGGGGTGTTTACCATTATTGATTTAACCAGCATGAAACCAACTCGTGTGCCTTCATATGATGGAAAAATTCTTTCTCCTTTTTCAAAGGGGTCTTTTTTAGGGGTTGACTTTGGGGATCAATCGAATATCGTGTATTTAAGTGGAGGGGATAACGGAGCTGTATTGGTTTATGATATCCAACAAATGCGTCGTTTAGATTCTATTTCATTAAATGGCAAAGTGGGAGATGTATTATTTGAAGATAGCTTTACTTCAGATTTAATATACAACGCGGATAAAAAAGAATTACTTGTATTGGATCGAGCCAATTTCAGGATGGTAAGAATTAATACGCAAACTAAGCAAATAGTGGCTTCAATTCCTTGTGGAAGATTGCCTTTTGGGTTGTCTTTAAGTCCCGACAAAAAGTTTGCCTTTGTGGCCAATGTGGGTATGTATGCTTATCCTCTCATTGAAGGAATGACTGAGCAGAACTATGATTCTATGTTGATATCGCATCATCCATATGGCGACAATACTAAAGAATCCATAAATGGAACCATTATAGATGGCAAGAAAATTCCTGGGGTAGGAAGCCCAGCTTCCCCCGAAGCGATGAGTGTTTTTGTTATTGATTTAGCAAGCAATAAAATTTTGAGCAAACTAAAGACTGGGCATCAAATAGGAGAGCTCATTGAAGATATTGAAGTGGTAGGCGGTGCAAGTCCCAATTCGATTGCAGTGGGTAAACAGTATGCATTCATAACCAATGCTACCAATGATAATATTTCTGTGATTGATTATAGAACACAGAAAATAGTAAAACATATACCTATAAAAGTAAGTCCCTTGTTGGATAAATATAGAGGGTTACTTCCATTTGGATTGACTTTAAGTAAAGATGAGAAAAAAATATTTGTTGCCTTATTAGGATTCAATGCAATTGCCGTAATTGATATTGCTTCGGAAAAAACATTAGGCTTAATTCCCACTGGCTGGGGTCCATCTAGGGTTATGCTGGGTAAAGATGACAAGGAAATCTATATTATTACTGCCAGAGGACTAGGAGCAGGACCGAATGGGGGTATTGGATATAAGAAACCCATACAAGGTACATTTGTTAGTGATTTGCAGTTAGGATCCTTTCATAAAGTAGCAATGCCAGATTCTGTTCAGCTTGCTAAGTATACATCTACTGCATTGACCAATACATTTACACAGAGAACTGTTGAGCTCGGTCAAAACCCCTTGCCTCCATTGCCTGGAGCATATCAAAGCCCCATCAAGTATGTAGTATATATTACAAAAGAAAATCGCACTTATGATGAAATCTTTGGTCAGATTAAAGAAGCGAAAGGGGATAGTAGTCTTGCTAGATTTGGAATAGATAATGCGTATACATTATTGCCCAATCAGCGGGAGCGTTTCAAAGGTTTGCGCGTAACACCCAATCATCATAAGATTGCCAGACAGTTTGCATTCAGCGATAATTTCTATTGTGATAGCGATGCCAGTATACACGGTCATCATTGGATGATGGGCGTGATACCCAATGAGTGGGTGGAAGCCAATTCTAGTGTAAGCAAAACAGCCAAATTGTTTTCATCTGCACCTGGAAGAAGATTTCCTGGTTCAACAGGTAGTATGGATCCAGAAGATTTTGCAGAAGCAGGAGGTATCTGGGAAGCATTCGATCGCAAAAAAAAGGCATTCTATAATTTCGGGGAAGCGAATGAAACTGCGCATGTTAGAGAAGAGTGGTATGATACAGCAACCGGTGCTGGACATGGGGTAATGGTACCCATGCAAAAAGCTTTGTTCAACAAAACAAGCAGAGCCTATCCAGGATACAATACCAATATCCCTGATCAGTATAGAGCAAATCAGTTTGAAAAAGAATTCACCCGTAAGTGGATACTGGGAAAGGAGCAAATGCCTTCTTTGATGACGATTCAATTGCCCAATGATCATATTGCCAAAGCAAGACCTGAAGATGGATATACCAGTGCGCATTCCTTTATGGCAGACAATGATTTGGCCTTGGGAAGAATTTTACATTTTTTATCACGTACTAAGTATTGGAAAAATATGTTGGTCATTATTACAGAAGATGATCCGCAAGGAGGAGTAGATCATATTGATGCACATCGTTCTATTTTAATGATGGCCGGACCTTATGTTAAGAAAGGGCATATCAGTAATACGCATGCTAATTTCGGGGCCATACTAAAAACTATTTACAATATTTCAGGAGTCCCATATGTAAATCAATATGATGTTACGGCTAGCTTGCTTCAGGACTTTTTTACAGATCAACCTGATTATACGCCTTATACTTTGGAAATGCATGATAGTCGAATTTTTGATGTTAACAAAGCCATGAAAAAGTATAAGACTACCATTGATTGGAATAAAATTATGAAAGGTCCAGAAATGGATAAGCTGGAAGATATGCGTGCAGATCATTATCGTCAGCAAAAAGAAGGATCAGTAATTAAATAG
- a CDS encoding SusD/RagB family nutrient-binding outer membrane lipoprotein produces MKNIYIAFTTISLLFLNACTKDFTEVNTNPNVPTKVTPNLLLSGIIKSAINEQVGQAWGTGNLLVQYTAKIQFVNEDRYLWGEKNGIWSNVYGNMRNVQNIIDLASSSTPVQQNYLGVALILKSWLFSLATDAYGDIPYSEAIKAKSNGVYLPKYDTQEEIYNGILADLKKANEILGTSNEAITGDILFNGSVLKWRKLANSLRLRLLMRLSKKKSVNADMQTIVSNNTMYPIMTSNDDNAELKYLADVPANQWPLFDARVGSFDEIRVSKTLSDRLSALNDPRLSVFGRPSQISVASGRPKIEGIPNGLGDVAALNYNGGPQGVSRVGYSYACLVCNDNGQAPPLPNVAKGIIMNYSELQFILAEAAEKGMINTATAESYYLKGIQANFAYYAAMVPAAYGINVNPDPSYYIQPEVAYMGTSTEKLGKIALQKWVSLFFNGLEGWFDWRRTGMPEIVPGKDNLNNNKVPVRFIYPLAEQALNGANRAAAVTRQGADDINTLIWIAK; encoded by the coding sequence ATGAAAAATATATATATAGCATTTACAACAATATCCTTATTGTTTTTGAATGCATGTACAAAAGATTTTACAGAAGTAAATACCAATCCCAATGTCCCTACAAAAGTGACACCAAATCTACTTTTGTCTGGTATCATCAAAAGTGCAATAAATGAACAAGTTGGTCAGGCATGGGGTACTGGGAATTTATTGGTGCAGTATACTGCTAAAATTCAGTTCGTAAACGAAGATCGTTATCTCTGGGGCGAGAAAAATGGTATATGGTCAAATGTGTATGGCAATATGCGTAATGTTCAAAACATCATTGACCTAGCAAGCTCCAGTACGCCCGTACAACAAAATTATTTAGGGGTAGCGCTGATTTTGAAAAGTTGGTTGTTCTCGCTGGCTACAGATGCATACGGTGATATCCCTTATTCTGAAGCAATTAAAGCAAAATCAAATGGTGTTTATTTGCCAAAATATGATACACAGGAAGAAATTTACAATGGCATATTAGCAGATCTTAAAAAAGCGAATGAAATTCTAGGAACCAGCAATGAAGCCATCACCGGCGATATTCTATTCAATGGTTCTGTATTGAAGTGGAGAAAGTTAGCCAACTCCTTACGATTAAGATTATTGATGCGATTGTCTAAGAAGAAGTCTGTGAATGCGGATATGCAAACGATTGTTTCTAACAATACTATGTATCCAATCATGACTTCTAATGATGATAATGCAGAATTAAAATACCTAGCTGATGTTCCAGCCAACCAATGGCCACTATTTGATGCAAGGGTAGGTTCTTTTGACGAGATCAGGGTCAGCAAAACTTTGAGTGATCGTCTATCTGCCTTGAACGATCCTAGACTTTCTGTATTTGGTAGACCTTCTCAGATTTCTGTAGCTTCTGGAAGGCCTAAAATAGAAGGGATCCCTAATGGTTTAGGAGACGTTGCAGCTTTAAACTATAACGGAGGACCTCAAGGTGTTTCCAGAGTAGGATATAGTTATGCTTGTTTGGTTTGTAATGACAATGGTCAGGCGCCCCCTTTGCCAAACGTTGCAAAAGGAATCATTATGAACTACTCAGAACTTCAGTTTATTTTGGCAGAAGCAGCAGAAAAAGGAATGATTAATACTGCTACTGCTGAAAGTTATTATTTGAAAGGTATTCAAGCGAACTTTGCTTATTACGCAGCTATGGTTCCTGCTGCGTATGGAATTAATGTAAATCCTGATCCAAGTTATTATATACAGCCAGAGGTAGCTTACATGGGTACTTCTACAGAAAAATTGGGCAAGATTGCATTGCAAAAATGGGTATCCCTATTTTTCAATGGTTTGGAAGGTTGGTTCGATTGGAGACGTACGGGTATGCCAGAAATTGTACCTGGTAAAGACAATTTGAATAACAACAAGGTTCCAGTGCGTTTTATTTATCCATTAGCTGAACAAGCATTAAATGGTGCCAATAGGGCAGCTGCTGTTACAAGACAAGGTGCAGACGATATCAATACATTGATATGGATTGCCAAATAA
- a CDS encoding SusC/RagA family TonB-linked outer membrane protein: protein MSKLTHVMKAILYSLSILLFHFSADAQTIIKGRVVDAASGSPLSGATITVVKTKLNAVTDLQGNFTLSANIGDDLLVSNVGFKNRTIIAKGESLQIALESVSSELDEVVVTALGIKREKKKLGYASQELKGENLTVARESNVVSQLAGKIAGVTVVGGNSGIGGSARVTIRGERSVDMNKNQPLYVIDGVPISNSIVGGNGRGNLEVDFGNGAGFVNPDDIESINVLKGPAASALYGSRAANGVIVIKTKSGKSSKGIGVEVNSNITLENALKLPEFQNVYGQGNGNGGAFAFVNGGGAGLTDGTDEGWGPAFKGQLYPQFNSPRTLNGQPIPFLGGDLNAPAGSVITPTPWVADVDGVANFFQTGRTLTNNVALVGSNKEGDFRLSFTNLDQTGIVPNTDLKRNTVSFSGGYNLTDKFSARAFVSYIKSSSDNRPSISYGTESIMYLFTSWLPRSVKLADMQRLWQSGLDRLKQFGWNYNYHDNPYFTMYENTNGQKVDRIIGNVTLKYEIAPWLNLQLRAATDYASEVRAYKRAFSTQRFPFGQYREARIITEERNTDFLFAANKKINSDFTISGTFGGNQTRQKADFNEVNAGQLNIPGIYKITNNRVPVDVAQTTTEKRVNSLYGSAQVAYKNYLFLDLTGRNDWSSALTLPAELKKLGSEKNSFFYTSAAVSAVVSDMIKLPSAINFAKVRGSVAQVGNDTDPFTFTQAYNPSTAFGTAQIYGETDRLANLSLKPEISTAFEIGTEVKMFNNRVGLDLTFYQSNTKNQIINIPLSQTSGYNSRSINAGLIKNYGFEAMLNLVPVVGKKNGFKWTVDLNFSTNRSKVVELSDGLTNLVMASRSVSIEARVGERMGDMYGIGFARVQNTNPNGAYYDGTGKYVGQMVFSNGRPVRTSERIKLGNYNPDWLAGINNTFTYGNFKLGFLFDIRMGGKLYSHTQTVGREGGIIIETLEGRADGYDLTKPGNGVIGQGVMVVNGQLVPNDVKRTAREWHTAWTAGRAIAEGVMYDASFVKLRELQIGFNFPATVLRKTPFKAATLSIVGRNLALWSKVPHVDPEVMSYTGGTALPGIEYMSIPSSRSFGVNLSLKF from the coding sequence ATGAGTAAGTTAACACATGTAATGAAAGCAATATTGTACAGCTTGTCAATATTGCTTTTTCATTTTTCTGCTGATGCGCAGACGATTATTAAAGGTAGAGTAGTAGATGCAGCTTCGGGGAGTCCGTTGTCTGGTGCAACTATTACTGTGGTGAAAACAAAATTGAATGCAGTTACCGATTTGCAAGGGAACTTTACGTTATCTGCTAATATAGGCGACGATTTACTTGTCAGCAATGTTGGATTTAAAAATAGAACCATCATTGCAAAAGGTGAATCCTTACAAATTGCTTTAGAGTCTGTTTCTTCAGAATTGGATGAAGTAGTTGTAACTGCATTAGGCATCAAAAGAGAAAAGAAAAAGCTAGGATACGCTTCACAAGAACTGAAAGGCGAAAATTTAACAGTTGCAAGAGAGTCTAATGTTGTTAGTCAGCTTGCTGGTAAAATTGCAGGAGTAACTGTTGTGGGCGGTAACTCAGGTATTGGTGGATCTGCAAGAGTTACCATTAGAGGTGAGCGTTCAGTAGACATGAATAAAAATCAGCCCTTGTATGTAATTGATGGTGTTCCCATTTCAAACTCTATCGTTGGTGGCAATGGAAGAGGAAACCTTGAAGTAGATTTTGGAAATGGTGCGGGTTTTGTTAATCCAGATGATATTGAAAGTATTAACGTATTAAAAGGACCTGCTGCTTCCGCTTTGTATGGTTCCAGAGCAGCTAATGGCGTAATTGTGATAAAAACCAAATCTGGTAAAAGCAGCAAGGGCATTGGTGTAGAAGTTAATTCGAATATTACTTTAGAAAATGCATTGAAGCTTCCTGAATTTCAAAATGTATATGGTCAAGGAAATGGAAATGGAGGCGCATTCGCCTTTGTGAATGGCGGTGGTGCTGGTTTAACAGATGGAACGGATGAAGGTTGGGGGCCAGCTTTTAAAGGACAACTATATCCGCAATTTAATTCACCAAGAACATTAAATGGTCAACCTATTCCATTTTTAGGCGGAGACTTGAATGCGCCTGCAGGTAGTGTTATTACACCTACACCATGGGTGGCAGATGTGGATGGTGTTGCAAATTTTTTCCAAACAGGAAGAACTTTAACCAATAACGTTGCCTTGGTTGGAAGCAATAAAGAGGGTGATTTCCGCTTATCTTTTACCAATCTGGATCAAACAGGTATAGTTCCCAACACAGATTTAAAAAGAAATACTGTCTCATTTAGTGGTGGGTACAATTTGACAGATAAGTTCAGTGCCCGTGCATTTGTTTCTTATATAAAGAGTTCCAGTGATAATAGGCCTTCTATCAGCTATGGCACTGAGAGTATCATGTATTTATTTACCAGCTGGTTGCCTCGTTCTGTAAAATTAGCTGATATGCAGCGTTTATGGCAATCAGGTTTAGATAGGTTAAAACAATTTGGATGGAATTACAACTATCATGATAACCCATATTTTACGATGTATGAAAATACAAATGGCCAAAAAGTAGATAGGATTATTGGTAATGTTACGCTTAAGTATGAAATAGCTCCTTGGTTAAATTTGCAATTAAGAGCTGCTACAGATTATGCTTCAGAAGTTCGTGCTTATAAAAGAGCATTTAGTACACAGCGTTTCCCTTTTGGTCAATACAGAGAAGCCAGAATTATAACAGAAGAGCGCAACACTGATTTCTTATTTGCTGCTAACAAAAAAATCAATTCAGACTTTACAATATCAGGAACATTTGGAGGAAATCAGACCAGACAAAAAGCAGACTTTAATGAAGTGAATGCTGGTCAGTTGAATATACCTGGAATTTATAAGATTACTAATAACCGCGTTCCGGTAGATGTGGCACAAACAACTACTGAGAAGAGAGTAAACAGTTTGTATGGATCTGCTCAGGTGGCATATAAAAATTATTTATTCTTGGATCTTACAGGAAGAAATGACTGGAGTAGTGCTTTAACCTTGCCTGCAGAATTAAAAAAGCTGGGATCTGAAAAGAATTCATTTTTCTACACATCGGCCGCTGTCAGTGCGGTTGTGAGTGATATGATAAAATTGCCTTCTGCAATTAATTTTGCGAAAGTTAGAGGTAGTGTAGCACAAGTGGGTAATGATACTGATCCCTTTACTTTTACTCAGGCATACAATCCTAGTACAGCTTTTGGTACTGCTCAGATTTATGGAGAAACCGATCGTTTGGCAAACTTGTCATTGAAGCCTGAAATCAGCACAGCATTTGAAATTGGAACAGAGGTTAAAATGTTTAATAATAGAGTTGGATTAGATTTAACTTTCTATCAGAGTAATACTAAAAATCAGATTATCAACATTCCATTGTCTCAGACTTCAGGATACAATAGCCGTTCCATTAATGCAGGTCTAATAAAGAATTACGGATTCGAAGCCATGTTGAATTTGGTTCCTGTTGTAGGTAAGAAAAACGGATTCAAATGGACAGTTGATTTGAATTTCTCAACCAATCGTAGTAAAGTAGTAGAATTGTCTGATGGGTTAACGAATCTAGTCATGGCAAGCAGAAGCGTAAGTATTGAAGCTAGAGTGGGTGAAAGAATGGGAGATATGTATGGTATAGGTTTTGCAAGGGTTCAAAATACCAATCCTAATGGGGCTTATTATGATGGTACAGGAAAATATGTAGGCCAAATGGTATTCAGCAATGGAAGACCCGTTAGAACATCAGAGCGTATAAAGCTTGGTAATTATAATCCTGATTGGTTAGCAGGTATCAATAATACATTTACCTATGGTAATTTCAAATTAGGGTTCCTTTTCGATATTAGAATGGGTGGTAAACTGTACTCTCATACACAAACGGTAGGACGTGAAGGGGGGATTATCATTGAAACGCTAGAAGGCAGAGCAGACGGATATGATTTGACGAAGCCTGGAAACGGTGTAATTGGTCAAGGGGTAATGGTAGTTAATGGTCAATTGGTTCCAAATGATGTAAAAAGAACAGCTAGAGAGTGGCATACAGCGTGGACAGCTGGTAGAGCCATTGCAGAAGGAGTTATGTATGATGCTTCATTTGTAAAGCTAAGAGAGTTGCAGATTGGTTTTAACTTTCCTGCAACTGTGCTAAGAAAAACACCTTTCAAAGCAGCTACATTAAGCATTGTAGGAAGAAATCTTGCATTGTGGTCAAAAGTTCCGCATGTAGATCCAGAAGTGATGTCTTATACAGGTGGTACTGCATTGCCAGGAATTGAATATATGTCTATCCCTTCTTCCAGAAGCTTCGGTGTTAATTTAAGTTTGAAATTCTAA
- a CDS encoding TIGR03364 family FAD-dependent oxidoreductase, protein MKNSAIIVGAGIVGLSVARALADKGYSVTVVDKSDKAVGASIRNFGMVWPIGQPSGELYQLARKSAEIWKQVCDGIGMWYHQCGSLHVANDEIEWTVINELYDLFNKEGRPVQLLTKESIAKRYPHVNQQGLFGGLYSSDELIVDPRIAVAQVSTYLNELMNVQFLWNFSVTEIGEGYIRSNEQTLRADCVFVCSGHEMETLYPSVFKQSPITKCKLQMMRMQMSVSNSIGTSVCGGLSLLHYGSFKLAPSLPLLRKFAEEHFPQYLQHGIHVMVSQHEKGELTVGDSHEYGNIFDPFDRQDINELIIQYLNRFMKASNWKLNATWHGIYPKMTDGASWFFHSPVNHVYILNGLGGAGMTLSFGLAKKLIDAIE, encoded by the coding sequence ATGAAAAATAGTGCAATAATTGTTGGTGCAGGTATTGTTGGTTTGTCTGTTGCCAGGGCATTGGCTGATAAAGGCTATTCAGTTACAGTTGTAGATAAATCTGATAAAGCAGTAGGGGCATCAATTCGAAATTTTGGTATGGTATGGCCAATTGGTCAGCCATCAGGTGAATTGTATCAGCTGGCAAGAAAATCTGCAGAAATATGGAAGCAAGTATGCGATGGTATAGGTATGTGGTATCATCAATGCGGAAGTTTGCATGTTGCTAATGATGAAATTGAATGGACAGTAATTAATGAATTGTATGATTTATTTAATAAGGAAGGACGTCCTGTACAATTGCTTACAAAAGAAAGTATTGCCAAGCGCTATCCACATGTTAATCAACAGGGATTATTCGGAGGGTTGTATTCATCAGATGAACTGATTGTTGATCCACGAATAGCTGTTGCACAGGTAAGCACTTATTTAAATGAATTGATGAATGTTCAGTTTTTATGGAATTTTTCAGTAACCGAAATTGGTGAAGGTTATATACGTAGTAATGAACAGACTTTACGCGCTGATTGTGTTTTTGTTTGTTCGGGGCATGAAATGGAAACTTTATATCCTTCGGTTTTTAAGCAATCTCCTATTACAAAGTGTAAGCTACAAATGATGCGAATGCAAATGTCTGTATCTAATTCAATTGGAACATCAGTCTGTGGGGGGCTCTCTTTATTGCATTATGGAAGTTTTAAGCTGGCTCCTTCTTTGCCGTTGTTAAGAAAATTCGCAGAAGAACATTTTCCTCAGTATTTACAACATGGTATACATGTAATGGTTTCTCAACATGAAAAAGGAGAGCTTACTGTAGGAGATTCACACGAATACGGGAATATTTTTGATCCTTTTGATAGGCAAGACATCAATGAACTGATAATTCAATATTTGAATAGATTTATGAAAGCATCTAATTGGAAACTAAATGCAACTTGGCATGGGATTTATCCTAAAATGACAGATGGGGCTTCTTGGTTTTTTCATTCACCCGTTAACCATGTTTATATTTTAAATGGGTTAGGTGGTGCAGGTATGACATTGAGTTTTGGCCTTGCTAAAAAATTGATAGATGCCATTGAATAA